In the genome of Notamacropus eugenii isolate mMacEug1 chromosome 7, mMacEug1.pri_v2, whole genome shotgun sequence, the window AATTAACCTCCGTAAGAAGAAACATACAACGGAGTGAGGGAAATAGTTTGCCCATTAACATTGTTGGACCACAGATTGACAACACCAAAGGTCCTTGGAGTTCATCCAGTCCAACTTTCTcacttcagagatgaggaagaggttcagagaggttaagtgatctgtccaaggtcacaagagGTAGAACTGGGGACTGAGTCCAGATTTGGTGCAGTGTGGAGCACTGGTCCTAAGACAAAGGAAAACTGAACTCTAGTGCTGGTTCCAAGACCGATTAGGTGAACAGCCTGAAGCAAAGTCACCTCACTTCTCTGAGCCTGggtttacttctctgtaaaatgggaaaaatatatttatactcCCTACCTAAAAGGATGTTgcgaggaaagcattttgtaaatatttatatcagtgtGAGTCATAATTCCTATTCCCACCTTCCAAAACTGATGTCATGTTTATTTTAAGCCAGAACCTTCTTAACCCTTTGccttaaggaagaataaaaactatgtgatgaaaaaagaaaaaggacagaatTCCTCCTCTgttgaaaaaaatccatcttcctTGAGAACTATTGGATCTGCGGAACCCATATTTTTAACTCCAACTTGAGCAAAAGCCCAGCCAGAAGTCTAAATTTAAAACCAGCCTCcaactcccttctctctctttctaatgTGTATAATGCCACTCATAGACAGATGTTCTTCTGAGACCAGAGAGGTTCTGTTACTTCCtcaaaggtcacataggaagtatGTGACAGAACCAGATCCCCACCCAGCACTCTTCACATCGTACGCTGCTGACTCTTATGCTGTAGAACAAAAACTCCCAGAACTTAcaggaaaaacaattcaaataacgACACATTTGTAAATAACCTTAGGGGAATTCCATCTTCCACAGgactctctctttcattcatCACATGGATCTGTTATGCTTCTAGGAAGCTAGGAGTTGAAAtcacagagaggcaaatttatactcaatgtcaggaaaaaacttcctaacatctaccaggggtggggaacccgtgtcctcaaggccacatgtggtcctctaggtcctcaaaagtggccctttgactgaacctaaacttcacagaacatatctcctttgttctgtaaaacttggactcaatcaacagactgtacctgaggacctagaaggccacatgtggccatgaggctgcaggttccccgccCCTGACTTAGACCTATCCAAGCAGGGAATGGGTTACCTCAGGAAGTAATGAATTCTCTCCCTTTAGAAGTCTTCAAGGACTGCTTGTAGTAAGAGTTTGGGCTATTTAATTCTCAAATTCAGTGACTCTATAAATGTTCCTGTCATTAATATTATTCGTAACACTGTTATTAATGTTACTATTAATACTACCGATACTTGGCGCTCTTCTGAGCCCAAATGCAAGACGTATAAAAAACATCACCACTGTCCTCAAGGGCCGACCACCCACCTGCTGCTGCACATGGCCTGTATATCGTTCAATGAACTCTGTAAAGGGAATATAGTCCGTGCCAAGGCGGCAGAGTCGATTCAGGACGCTGGTTTCACTCGGATGGAGAAACGGAAAGTCCTGTGACACCTACAAAAGTGGTAACAACATTAAGGACACAGATGCCTCTGATTCATTTGACTCCCACCCTGAGGATACTCCAAATGCTTTACAATAATGACAGGATGTTTTTCTCCAAATGTTTTatgatgacatttttttctcctcattctgccttTTGTGAGGTGTATTTATCAGAAGAGTTCTGTAAAATATAACTATTTGCACATTACTGGGATCTTTTTAAAGTGATTATAACAAATTCATCATAGACTATAAAAAACTGAGttttttttgttcatgtaaatatcacttaaaaagaaaatggtgtttattttttaaatgtaaaatttcaattaacaagcatttattttctttctctccttctctctcattaaaaagaaaaaaagaaaaacaaaacccctgtaaTAAATGTGTATAGTTGGGCCAAACAAATTCTTGTACTGTCTAGGtctaaaaaatgtctcattctacattttgAATCCATCACCTGAATGGACTTTCATAATCTGGAAGGAGGTCAAGGAAGCTATGTAATAAGCAATTACCTTTTCCTTCCTAATCCCTTCAGCCTTGCCATCTCTAACATTCCACCAATGAATAAACACTTAccaagcaccttctgtgtgcccaGGACTGTGCTAGTTGTAGGGGATATGAAGAGGCACACCAACATATGcatatgaaaacttaaaaaaaaaaaaaaactactcaaGAGACAATGCAAGGCAATTGtatgaagaaattaaacaaaaaaagtaagagaATTCTCCTCTTCTCAAACCCTATCACTTCACTAAATACCAAAGATGAGAAAGTCTATAAATAAGACAACTTTCTAAGTTGCTAAATTTGGAAAGTTTAGGGAAAAAATCCACCCAAACCACAGGTTaaacacaaaaaaattcaaaaagaagaggaagaacagcGCCGACTCCTTCTCCTTGGCTGAGCTCTTCAATTTCACGACCACTTTCTGAGCACCTCTGGGACAGGCACGGTGAGCAACAGAGGAAAAATGCAGCTGcatctgctcttaaggagtttacatcatACTGAGcaatacagataagtaaatacaaaatgtataaaaagtcATGGGGGAAGGGTATCAACaaatgggaaatgggaagaggCATCTTATCCTCTGAGCTGAAGCTTGAAGAGAGCGGGGTCCCAAgaggcaaaatgaaaaaggaaagccttttaggcatggggcacagcatGGGTAAAGGCatagagagaggagatggggtgCTCTCTACTAAGAATAAATAGAACCCAGTACAGATGGAACATTTAGTATGTAAAGGAAAGTAATATGTAACCCTAGTGTAAAAAAAAGCTGGAGCCAAACTGGGAAGGGCTTTAAGTGTCTCtgatcccttcccctcctccccaaaaaaagtctgaatttttttccagtgCCAAAAAATCACCATTGAAACtccttgagcagaggaatgacaagATCATACATATGCTTTAAGAACATTACTTTGGTAGCTCTGTGGAGGGTGGACTGAAGAAGAGGAGACCAGATGCAAGGAGAACAATTAGAAAGTTATTCCAATTTCAAGGCATACACTGGTGAATTTGCATTTGAttttagaggcaacagggagccattaaAGCTTCATGAGCAGAAGAGTAGCATGGTTAAACCTATTCTTTAAGGATATGACTTTGGCATAAAAAGAACAgactgaaaaaagggagggagtgcAAATCAGAGGTtactacaatagtccaggtgaaaggtgatgaggaccaCAAGTAGGAAGGCTcccatgagaggagagaaaagaacgtAGGTGAGAATGTCATGGAGGCAGAAGAGGTATGACTTACCAACAGATTGATCCCTGGGGGACGAAAAGGCTAAAGGAAGAATGAAGTTTCAGTTGTTTAACGGATAGTTGGAGACGTGGCACCAGAGCTCAGGACTGAGATGAGGGCTATCTGCCAAGAGATAATAGTTGGTCCCACGGGAACAAGAGGTGAACACCGTAAAAGAGTAGAGGTaaaggagaagagggtccaggacccAGCACTGTGGTGCTCCCACCCAGGGACAGTGCTTACGGGAGGATATGGATGAAGATCCtgcaaagagactgagaaggatgggtagagcagagaggaagagaagtatgaaagaaCAATGTCATACAAATCCAGAGATGGGAAAGTcagaaagaggaggcagagaagtcaagaatgatgaggactgagaaaagaccactggaatTAATAATacagagatcactggtaaccttATACACAGTAACTTTAGCCAAGTGGTGAGGACAGAAGCAAGGATGCAGGAGGTTGAAAAACATGTGGGAAATGAGAAAGTAGAAGCAATGAGTGCAGACAGCTTTTTCTAGAAGTTTAACAGAAAACAGCTGGCATGTTTATGGGGCATCATGGAAAGAGCCGGTGGACAGGGAGAGATTAGAAATTTGGGAGAGCAAAGAGATATCTGAAAGAGCAAGTTCCCAgaggagataggagaggaggTGATCAAAGGTTTTAGTAGAATAGGGCTTCTTCATTTTTactgtgtcatggactcctttggcagatCATGTCTGGTGAAGGCCAAAGACCCCTTTTTCAGAAAAGTTTgtaaatatgcaaaaataaaaagcatgagATTGCcaaaagaactaattatattgaaaatgttatcaaactgttaaaaaaaaaaaaccaagttcaaGGAATCTCTGAAGTAGAGGATTTGGCATTAGTGAAGAGAAGGGCCATGTCTTCTTCCTTGACTAATGCAAAGGAGAGGATAACACCGAGATGATTTGAAGTACGTAACAGAGTatattagcaagcaccctagcacacccaggatggcctgctagcacaggttctttgatctgcttttaaaggaaagactgctcaaaaaggggttaacaatcctactttaattacattcactagttcaggggaaaagtcagcaccctgaacttggagaaaatgcaagcagagaaattagcacaaagacaTACAGAACTCCAACAGTCTGggtaaagcaatattgctgtacaCTTTATGTACATCACTGGATTGAGGGAGCACAGCCATCGGAGCAGTCGGGGTGTGGGGCGGAGATGTGTGGGCTCCGAacatatggctactcagagtctccaCCAGGAAATCAAAGAAATCCAAAGATCCTTCTTATGAGTGGACCCCCAAAGCAAATGCCTactcccagaatatataacaaagacttggcaTCTGATTGGCTGAGTGCTCAGGAGCTTGAAGGTGCCCCAGCACTTAATTAGAAACTCCCTGTAGCCAGGGCTCTATGTGTCTATTAATGGTCaaagaagatcttcaaattcccttaacattccacagaggagaagaggaagctcatgATGAACAGTCCTGAACTGTGAGTGAAGTGTGAGTTGAGACCTGCTGTCTAGAGAGAgcagggaaggggtgggagacaAGTACAAGAGAAGGTCAATCAGGGAAGAGAACTGGCAAGCAGAAGTGAAGGCCAAGTCAAGATTAAGTAATATCCATTTGTGGAAGACCTAATTAGCAGTGCTGGGACTTCCTCTAGCAGCATTCATTAGCATGCAAGTAGGAGCAgataatcaatcagcaagtatttattaagttctcatTATAGGcttggcattgtgctaggcaaaGAAAAATCGTCCTTTTCCTCAAGGATCTAAGTATTCCACTGCGGAGATACGACATATTTGCAAGCAAGTCAATACAGAACGTACACAATACAATTTTTCAAGGGGAGAACTAGCAGCTGCGGGCGGGCGCCTCATGGAGGAGATGGCACCTAAGGGCCTCCAGGAAGAGGGCACAGCCTGTGACAGGcacaaggaggggaaagggaattgCATGGGCTCAGTTTGGCTGCAAGGGAGTGCGTCAAGGGTACTCATGTCTAATCGATCACTCCGGAGTTAGACTGTGAGGGTATACTCCATGCCCGGTGGAGAAGTCTGAGCCTAGAGCCCAGCCAGAGCTAGGAATGCTCCTTGGGCAGGGGAGGGAAATGGTCAGGTCCATGTTTTAGAAGGGAACCCCGGGGAGGATGCATTCAGGAGGCGGCTTGGGtgtgagaggcagagggagaaggacAGGGAAGGCTGGATCTGGGCTGGGGGAGACGGAGCTTTGGACAGGAACCGGGAAGTcagcaggaggaaaaggagattcagggATGGAGAGGAGGGCTTTTTGGACACGTGGAGTTTGAATTTCTTATAAAACACCTGGTTTAAAATACCTAACGGGCAGGGTGTGAGGTGTCTATGCAGGGAAAGAGACTAAGGCTGCATATCCAGGCAGGATGCCATCCGCGTGGGGAAGATAACGAGGTCCCTGAGAAAGGAGAGGGCACAGGCACACCTGCATCCGGGGAGCTGAGGAGTGGTCACATACGTAGGCAAAAGTCGGGTGGGGGGAAATTAAGTATTACAAACTGAGAGAGGAGTGTCCGGGAGCTGGGGGCTGGGGGGGGCGTAAAACGTCAAATACTGAAGCAAGGACTTGCCAATAAAGAGACCATTAGTAACCTGAAGAGTCTAGTTTCGTTGAATGATGGGGTCAAGAGACGGACTGCAGAGGGTCAGGAACGAAGAGGGCGCAGCGCGGGCAGCTTCTCCCAGCAGGGGGTCCAAGGGAGAAGAGGCTCGTAGGAGGGGCTGCACGGTCAGAGCCTCTGGAGGGGGGCTCGGGTCAAAGGGCAGCCTGAGCCTGGCAGGGGACCCCTGCTGTGAGGCGGCCAAGGCGGGGGCGGACCTCGGACCTCGGAGAAGTCTGACCCGCCTGCTTCATTTCTTAATTCTTACAGACCGGGCTGGTTACCGTAAAACACAGCGCAGGGTCCGCAATCACCTTGGACCGTCTTGGGGTTCCTAGGCAGACGCTGCAGCtgcttgccctttccttctctagcttattttacagatgaggaaactgaggcaggcagggtgaaGTGACACAATTCTCCCTCGGCCATTCATTCTCTTCAGCCCTCTCGCGCAGACCCCGGTCGTGGCCCCGCCCCTCTACCCCAGCCCGCGCCAGAGCCCCGGGAGCCGACCCCCTCCCGCCCTTTTCCAGGCTCCGCCCCCTCATTAGCGGCTCCCAGGCCAAGCCCCGCCCCCCGCTCCTCCACCGCAGGCCCCGCAGTCCGTCCACGCTCCCTACTCCCAGGGTCCCGCCCCTCTGACCGCCTTACCCCGCCCCCCCCAGGTCCCGCCCCGGCCCTAAACACTGGCACTCTTAACTCCGCCCCTTGCTTTCCCCGTCAGGTGGAGTTCCAATTAGCGCTCCCTTCAGGGTGGGCCGTACCTGGAGGCCGCTCCGCTTGTTCCAGGTGAAGATGGCACCCGGGTACCCGCTCAAAGCCAAGAGCAGCTCGTGGATCATCCCCACGGCGGGCAGCGGGCCGCTGAGGCAGCGTCCGCCGGCGCGAGCTCCCCCGGCCGTCGGGGGAGGAGCGCTGCTCCAGCCGCTGTGCGCAAGGCCCGCTGGGAAGTGTAGTTCCGGCCGAATCAACTAGCCGGGAAAGACAGTTCCTtcgaggaagagaaaaaggcacCGGCCAGCGCGAGGGCTTCCTTTTCCCTGCCAATGGAATCCCGGAAGCGTTCACGTAGCTTGGTCGGAGCGACCACGTTCGCTTCTAGTCCACCGAGCTCTCTGGGAGACGTAGTCCAGGCAGCGGCCTTGGCGCACGCGCCCTAAGGTCCTCGGTGTCTCCCGCGCGGACTTCCGGTTTGGGAGCTGGTCTGGGAGGCTGGAGAGCCGGGCCGGGGCCGGAGCGGGAGCGGGTGAGGCCCTCCGGGAGGCGGGGACCGGACTCGGTTCGGGGGGAGCGGTGGGAGGGGGCGGGGGTGGAGAGGAGCGGACAGATGGAGGAGGCAGGCCGGGACGGGGGTGCCTGGGGCTCCCCTCAGCCCAATCAGTGACCGTCTGGAAAGGACGGGACGACGCCAAGAGTGACCCGGCCGGAGGGAGCCGAGACAAAGAGACCGAAGCCCGGGCGCCCTGTCCTTTCCCGAACCCCGATCTCCCTCCCTCCGCCAGGCTCCGGGACACCCCAGGTCCTCTCCGCAGGGTCTGGTCCCCCGTGTAGAAGCGCTCCCCCGTCGGCTGTCACCCCCAGCTCACGGTGACCCCCAGGGCCCACCCGGCCCTCCCCTGTCGTGCCCGTTACGGGCCGGGACCCCGAGGTTCCCCAAACTAGAGGAAAACAAAGACCACACGTTCCTGCATCGATTGTTGCCTGGGGAGGTGGTGAAAGTGGAGCGGAGGGGGCGGGGCAGGCGCGGAGGGCTCTGGGAAGGGCTCGGATCGGGCGGGGGGCGGGCCGTGAGGGCCCCCTGCTGGGTGCTGGGTGCTGGGCCGCTGGCCCCTCCCGCCGCCTGGCAGCCGTTAGGATCCAGACCCCCCGGTGCTGTGGAGGTGCGGTCAGTACACGCGGTTCGCTGCTTCAGGCCGCAGAGGCAGCTTTGGGGCAGCCCCGCTCCCGTCCCTAACCCTGGCTTCTGCTCCCAGTCCAGCTGGTTCCTTCAGGCTGGCCCTGGGACGGCCTTGGATGAATGGGCGCCCCCTGTGACCCTCCCATTCCTCTCTGCCCAGGGAGAAGCTCCTCCCGCAGGTCCCCAAAGACAGAGAGGAGGCCGGGGGAAGCCCCGGCTGCCACACCTCCGTCTGATGTCAGACTGCCTCCTCTGTGAACGATGGCCAAGTCCGCTCTGAGAGGCGATGTGGGGAACTCGGAGACCTTCCGACAGCGGTTCAGGAGATTCCACTACCAGGAGGTGGCTGGGCCCCGGGAAGCTTTCAGCCAGCTCTGGGAGCTGTGCTGTAGGTGGTTACGGCCAGAGGTTCGGACCAAGGAGCAAATCCTGGAGACCCTGGTGCTGGAGCAATTCCTGACCGTCCTGCCTGGGGAGAGTCAGCCCTGGGTACAGGAGCATCGTCCAGAGAGCGGAGAGGAAGCCGTGACCCTGGTAGAAGATTTGGAGAGAGAACCCAAGAGGCCGGAGTGCCCGGTGAGGAGCGGGGGATTCCGAAAGCAGGGTGAGGGACCACACGACAGGAGAAGTGGGGGTACAACAGGGCCCTTTGGCTCTCTGTACGATGGGTATTATTTCTGCCACGGAAACCAGTGGGTGACCGTTTGGCTGATCCTCCATCTACTATGCCAAAATGTTTCAGCAGTTTCTTGTACCGGGAATAAAAGGAGGGCATTGTTTTGAACTTCTTTACCAAATTTAGCATCTTGATCTCCCCTTTCTCAAGCTCTTTGCTGCCTGGGGAGTGGGATGTGTGGTTCTGCCCCTGTGGGATGATCTCCTTTGATTTCAAGTATTTATCCTTGGAAACCCACCCTAATCTAGCTTGTCATTGAGAACTAACGGGTATTCTGTCTAGGTCGCTGTCCCTGTGAAAGGGCAGGAAGTTCGAGCAGAGAAGGTGACACCTCTAAGATCACCTCTGCAGTTACTAAGTGTTCAGCAGGGGAGTCCCAGCCCAAGGCTGTGGCCAAGAAAGAATGGGCAAGTTGCCCAGAACTAAGGCCCCAGGAACAACTTAACCTAATAGAGAAGCTCAGACCTCATCAAAGGACTGGTAAGAATACAGGTTCAtttagggaaaagagggagacacTTTAGGTTAGAGAGCTGACAATGAATGAGTGAGGCACTCTCAGGAGACTTTGGGATGTTTTAGAATGAAGTAGCCATTAGGGATCGCCAGAAGTTCACCCTCTGCCTCCTTGAATTACCACACTTAACCTACTCACctcagtgatcttttttttttttttttataaattaccCTAAATGTTTTCAAAGGCATTTTTTGCAGAATTTAgcaacttattttcttttgtttcatctaTGTAAAAATAGTATTAATTCACCTTTATCAATATAtaatccttttctgttttttaggaTTTTTTAGGGTTTTTAGGGTTTTCCCCTCCAAGTTGAATTTTTCCTCAAGGTTTCCATTTCCCTGAATCTTTATTTTTGCTACTTTTCTCTGGAACCACCAGTTCCAGTGTTCCACATCTAGTTTGTGAAGCCCAAAATGGACCATATTTTTTTGAGAGTCTGATAAGTACAGGTTTGGCAGAACATCCTAAAGTTCTTATATGTTGTATTCATTCCCCTATATAACTCCCATTGTTGTGCTTAGGTAATAATTTATATCACCTGGTAAATTTTCAtgctgcctcaattttttttgttgttgccctTGTGCCAGTTGGTCATTCTTTACCTTTGAattatatagcttgtttttcttccttgtacTCTATTGAACTATATCCTGTTTCTTTTTAATCACCTCTCCAGCTTAAGGCTATTTCAGCATCTCATTCTTTCTCACAGGTTGCTAGCAGATGTTTGCTAGCCACAACCAACTTGGTGTCACTTGTAGGCTTAAAATTGGCGTTCCTTAGACATTTAAGGCACGTATGAAAATATGAAGTAGCATTTTGGTTTATTTGTTGCACTACACagttgaaaaatgaataatttgaccATCTACTGTGGGTTTTTGTATTGGGTGAGGCACCGTGAAACACAAAGTGTATGTTCACAGtattttgctctcaaggagcttgtgttcCAGTTGAAAATCCAAGGTTATATGAAACAGTAGCAAACAATCTGGTTGTTTGCTACTGTATggttaagagaaggaagaggctagaaaagataggaaaagctTTCTTGGAATAGGTGGGGCTTTAAGGAGAGTTAATACTaggcagaaaggagaaatgaagacatttcaAGTGAGAGGAACaataagagagaagaaactgaggcagggaagaTCATGCTGTGTTCTTGGAACAGGAAGGAGATTAAATTGctttaactggagaaggaatattGGAGTAGTAGAAAAATAGGTTGGATTGGTGTGTTTGGGTGAGACTATCTCACTGCTCAGTCTGGTGAAGTGGGATGGATCCCAACCATGGGTGACATTGCCATTCTGCTGACTAGGGAGGGCGTCTCCGACACATGGCTCTGGGCCCCGGGCTACTGGGTGTTCTTGAGTTCTTTCCCTTTGCTGTGGGCCCTAAGGCGCTGCAGTCCATATCTGGGAAAGGAACCTGAGGGAGGGGAGCGGGGCTATTGGGACCTGAGTGAGGGAATGAGCTACAAGTACCCTCTGGCAGCCTTCCTGGCGCTTCTCCCTATGGCCCCTGGCGAACTTCTGCACCCAGCTCCGCTGCTGGCCTGTCCGAAGCTTACACGTTCTCCTCGATTTAAACTGGGGGGACCTCAGGATCCGGTACCCAAACGGAATCATGGACAGTTCCTTATACACCCGAAGCAGTGATATCCTTTTCCCCACTATGCTGGCTAAGCTGGGTCCTTCCCGGAGTTAGGGACGGCTGCTCCGGCTCCATTATGTTTGGGCCCAGCCCTTGGTAGCAGCTGCAGTAACAACCATTTCCCTTATGGTTCCTCAAGGTGACTAAGGTGGGGCTGCTCTCCACCTGGCCCTCCCTGCTGGCTGTCCTGAGCCTGCCAGGATCCTGGTGGTCAGTCCTCTGCCTGCAGCCATTGGCCTGACCTAACACACTGCCCACTGGCAAGCCAGCTGCTGCCGTGCGGGGCTCTTCCTCTGACTGGCATTCCTGGGCAGCATTCTCAACAGATGCTGCCAGGCTTTCAACGAGGTGCCCCCGAATGTGGGGGCTTACAGTGCCAGGGATTGGGTAGCTATGGGGAGCAGCCAGGCCCGTTTTCTGGCCCCACTTCCTCTGGAGCCGAAGAACCTTCCTCCCACGCTGGAGGGATTGGTACAGCCTGTGCCAGGTCCTCCAGGTCTCCTGCCTGGCGCGTAAAAGGCAGAACTTTTTAAGGCCCTCAAACCCGGCCCTCCACTTCTCTGAGAAGGCTGGCAAGTGGCTGCTTTTGCTGAGCAGAGATCTTTGCTGGCCTTTCATTGCTCTGTGGCATCGTGGGACCTGGACGCCTGATGCTCTGCCCAGGGCCCTGCTGCGTCACCCAGCCCCCGCCCCAGGGCCCCGCTGGCAAAACAAgtcaattgttaggaagttcttctttCTATTAAAGTGAAATCTGCTTCCTTGTAATTTTTGTTCATGGTTCCATGTTCTGTTGTCCAGGACCAACTcagtgtggtgcagtagaaagagtcctggatggagagtcagaggacctgagttcaaattcccacCTATGCTATGCATCTCTTGGGGCAAGTAAttttgcttctctgggcctcagtttcctcatctgtaaaatgaaggctccAAATTGTGGCCCTTTGGAAACTTTCAGAAGTTTAAGGCAACCattcctttgtttcctcaatcTTCTCTAGGCTTTACATTCCAGTTCCTTTAATCTTTAGAAGGCATGGTTTCAAGTCTCCTCACTTCCTTGATCAACCCCTTCTTAGGGGCTCACTTCTTAGAACTGGATGCAATGCTCCATGTGTTGTCTGAATCAGCCAGAGAAGGGCAGGGCCACCTACCACCGCCTTGCCTTTGAATATTAATAAAGACCAAAATTGCATTTGATTTTGCTGTTGCATTGCCACATCATACTTATTGACTTGTATGGAGTTTTTGATCCATCAGATCCtccagatttttttcactttaattgcTATATATCCACATGTCTCCTGCCCTATACTTGATAGCTGTGTTTTTAAGcccaaatagaggacttttatctttaatatatttttccacatatacaaaggttttttttttttaattaatctatgATTATATTATAGAGAGGCACTACAATGAAAATCTGACTTTAACACTGGAAGAACCTGAGCTCAAGTCCAGCCTCTGGCCCATATTGGCTGAGTGACccctggaaagtcatttaaatcaATGTTCTGGGCAACTCTGAAACTATATATTGGAGAGTATTGACTTGCATCGTTAGAGGGACTTCCTTATCTAGGAGCTCCCTATCCCAATGAAAGCACAGACCTGTACCATATCCCTCTCATGATTATATTTCACCTTGTTAGCTTCAGTTGATCCATACTCATTTGGATCACTGGTCTGTTATTTAGTGTATTAGCTGCTGCTCCTAGCTATGTATCATCTGAAAATTTAAATGCATGCCACCTATATCTTTCTTCCACTAAATCATTGGGAAAATTTTGAATAGATTAGAGCTAGATTAGGATCTAGCTTCATTCCATCATAGCCCTTTTCCCTTCAGTCTAACATCAATCAATCCATTCATCACCACACTTTGGGTCTGGTTagtcagccagttctgaattTACCTAACTATGCCGTTAGCCAGTCCACATTTTGCCATCTTGCCCAAAAGAGTATTATAAAAGGCTTTGTTAATCAAGATATACTATGTTCAAATCCttgacaacaaaaagaaataaggttCTTTTGACTTCCCTTGTTCTTATTACACCCATGCAGGATCACAGTGatcacctcttccctttctaaACACTCACAAACCTTGAATTTTACCAGAATTTGCTGTCAAGCTTAGTAACCTAAAGTTTCAATTGCCTACCATTCCCTTTTTTTGAAAACCACACAGCCCCCTTTCTCCTTGTGACCGATTGATAGTTGGTTTCTCCTTTTTTTGCAGGGGACAATAGACTCCATGATGCTGAGCGCTGTCTTGTACAACATGGTGTTTTGGCTAGCATTGGGATGGACTCTATCATCTGCTCATAGTCCTCGGACTCCAGACCGAGTTTCAGAAGCAGATATTTAGAGGTTGCTCCATGGAGTGATGGAACAGCTGGGCATTGCTAGGCCCCGTGTAGAATATGCGGCTCATCAGGCTATGAATCTTGTGGGTCCACAGAGCATTGAAGGTACTATGTTTTATCCcttcttggttttgctttgtcttttattaattgacttaaaaaaaaccctattacATCCTCTTTGGTCCTTTCCCactatttcccttttctaggctttGTATACCCACATATAAAGGAGGGATTTGCTCCCTATCATAAtgtcttaactgtaaaatggggataataacggcACTTGCTGCACTGGCTTGTTGTgtagattaaaagagagaatatttgtaaagtgcttagcacagttgctGGAAcaaaggaaatgcttaataaatgtttcctttcagttcttctcACCCAGTAATCCAGAAGGCTATGTTTGGGATTGACTAAATGCATGCACTTATATCAGTAACTTGGTAC includes:
- the LOC140514433 gene encoding zinc finger and SCAN domain-containing protein 29-like isoform X10, coding for MAKSALRGDVGNSETFRQRFRRFHYQEVAGPREAFSQLWELCCRWLRPEVRTKEQILETLVLEQFLTVLPGESQPWVQEHRPESGEEAVTLVEDLEREPKRPECPVRSGGFRKQGGAHEGLQHLGPYGNIPNIVAELTGDNIPKDFSEDQGYPDPPNPCPIGKTVDDGCLENSPDTAEFSREFQLHQHLFDPEHDYPGLGKWGTTQ
- the LOC140514433 gene encoding zinc finger and SCAN domain-containing protein 29-like isoform X9, which gives rise to MAKSALRGDVGNSETFRQRFRRFHYQEVAGPREAFSQLWELCCRWLRPEVRTKEQILETLVLEQFLTVLPGESQPWVQEHRPESGEEAVTLVEDLEREPKRPECPVRSGGFRKQGGAHEGLQHLGPYGNIPNIVAELTGDNIPKDFSEDQGYPDPPNPCPIGKTVDDGCLENSPDTAEFSREFQLHQHLFDPEHDYPGLGKWHSMRTCVQN
- the LOC140514433 gene encoding zinc finger and SCAN domain-containing protein 29-like isoform X11 — encoded protein: MAKSALRGDVGNSETFRQRFRRFHYQEVAGPREAFSQLWELCCRWLRPEVRTKEQILETLVLEQFLTVLPGESQPWVQEHRPESGEEAVTLVEDLEREPKRPECPVRSGGFRKQGGAHEGLQHLGPYGNIPNIVAELTGDNIPKDFSEDQGYPDPPNPCPIGKTVDDGCLENSPDTAEFSREFQLHQHLFDPEHDYPGLGKWKNYS
- the LOC140514433 gene encoding zinc finger protein 449-like isoform X8, with the protein product MAKSALRGDVGNSETFRQRFRRFHYQEVAGPREAFSQLWELCCRWLRPEVRTKEQILETLVLEQFLTVLPGESQPWVQEHRPESGEEAVTLVEDLEREPKRPECPVRSGGFRKQGGAHEGLQHLGPYGNIPNIVAELTGDNIPKDFSEDQGYPDPPNPCPIGKTVDDGCLENSPDTAEFSREFQLHQHLFDPEHDYPGLGKWIFNSRTIALSPL
- the LOC140514433 gene encoding zinc finger and SCAN domain-containing protein 29-like isoform X12, with protein sequence MAKSALRGDVGNSETFRQRFRRFHYQEVAGPREAFSQLWELCCRWLRPEVRTKEQILETLVLEQFLTVLPGESQPWVQEHRPESGEEAVTLVEDLEREPKRPECPVRSGGFRKQGGAHEGLQHLGPYGNIPNIVAELTGDNIPKDFSEDQGYPDPPNPCPIGKTDSGRGKTCTKFKEQHSPGAAGWID
- the LOC140514433 gene encoding zinc finger protein 449-like isoform X7, with the protein product MAKSALRGDVGNSETFRQRFRRFHYQEVAGPREAFSQLWELCCRWLRPEVRTKEQILETLVLEQFLTVLPGESQPWVQEHRPESGEEAVTLVEDLEREPKRPECPVRSGGFRKQGGAHEGLQHLGPYGNIPNIVAELTGDNIPKDFSEDQGYPDPPNPCPIGKTVDDGCLENSPDTAEFSREFQLHQHLFDPEHDYPGLGKWSAFHEDLCSKLNSATYYLCDFGM